A section of the Marmota flaviventris isolate mMarFla1 chromosome 19, mMarFla1.hap1, whole genome shotgun sequence genome encodes:
- the LOC114103072 gene encoding ADP-ribosylation factor-like protein 5A isoform X2: protein MNEVVHTSPTIGSNVEEIVLNNTRFLMWDIGGQESLRSSWNTYYTNTEFVIVVVDSTDRERISVTREELYKMLTHEDLRKAGLLIFANKQDVKECMSVAEISQFLKLTSIKDHQWHIQACCALTGEGLCQGLEWMMSRLKIR from the coding sequence ATGAATGAAGTTGTACATACATCCCCTACAATAGGAAGTAATGTAGAAGAGATAGTGCTTAATAATACACGTTTCCTAATGTGGGATATTGGTGGCCAAGAATCTCTTCGTTCTTCCTGGAATACTTATTATACTAACACGGAGTTTGTAATAGTAGTTGTGGACAGTACAGACAGAGAGAGGATTTCTGTAACTAGAGAAGAACTCTACAAAATGTTAACACATGAGGACCTAAGAAAAGCTGGATTACTGATTTTTGCTAATAAACAAGACGTTAAAGAATGCATGAGTGTAGCAGAAATCTCCCAGTTTTTGAAGCTAACTTCTATTAAAGATCATCAGTGGCATATCCAGGCATGCTGTGCTCTTACTGGCGAGGGATTATGCCAAGGACTTGAATGGATGATGTCACGACTTAAGATTAGATGA
- the LOC114103072 gene encoding ADP-ribosylation factor-like protein 5A isoform X1 — MGILFTRIWRLFNHQEHKVIIVGLDNAGKTTILYQFSMNEVVHTSPTIGSNVEEIVLNNTRFLMWDIGGQESLRSSWNTYYTNTEFVIVVVDSTDRERISVTREELYKMLTHEDLRKAGLLIFANKQDVKECMSVAEISQFLKLTSIKDHQWHIQACCALTGEGLCQGLEWMMSRLKIR; from the exons ATGGGAATTCTCTTCACCAGGATATGGAGACTGTTCAATCACCAGG AGCACAAAGTTATCATTGTTGGATTGGATAATGCAGGAAAAACTACCATCCTTTACCAATTTTCTATGAATGAAGTTGTACATACATCCCCTACAATAGGAAGTAATGTAGAAGAGATAGTGCTTAATAATACACGTTTCCTAATGTGGGATATTGGTGGCCAAGAATCTCTTCGTTCTTCCTGGAATACTTATTATACTAACACGGAGTTTGTAATAGTAGTTGTGGACAGTACAGACAGAGAGAGGATTTCTGTAACTAGAGAAGAACTCTACAAAATGTTAACACATGAGGACCTAAGAAAAGCTGGATTACTGATTTTTGCTAATAAACAAGACGTTAAAGAATGCATGAGTGTAGCAGAAATCTCCCAGTTTTTGAAGCTAACTTCTATTAAAGATCATCAGTGGCATATCCAGGCATGCTGTGCTCTTACTGGCGAGGGATTATGCCAAGGACTTGAATGGATGATGTCACGACTTAAGATTAGATGA